A stretch of Chloracidobacterium sp. DNA encodes these proteins:
- the cas3u gene encoding type I-U CRISPR-associated helicase/endonuclease Cas3, producing the protein MDSLVTLNDFETFFQEAHGVPPYPWQSRLAAQVVAGTWPEVIDVPTGAGKTATLDIAVFALACQAALPPAERTAPRRVFFCVNRRVIVDAAYQRALRLAERLLEAERRPAQHPTLARVAAALRTLSTLRPESAPPLDVLELRGGLYRDNRWARSATHPLVVCTTVDQFGSRLLFRGYGVSDTAAPIQAGLAAYDSLVLLDEAHMSRPFLQTLAAVRDYLDPTRWAEQAIGVPPLQVVPMTATPPEGVGSRRFSLDAADRAAPRLHRALTAAKPAKLKLVADMPKAVVAEAKALLEMFRQDADLPLYAAAPPASAAIGVIVNRVATARAVEEALRKAFPDAVVELVIGAMRPYDRDAQQARLAALVGPDRPDRSAALSFVVSTQCLEVGADYDFDALITECAALDALRQRFGRLNRRGRPIRAQAVILMDEKAVEPKKPDPIYGDALPKTWAWLQQVAVAGEVDFGVDAFDALLARHGEAGCLPSDCLGPTARREAAALLPAHLDLLCQTSPRPALDPQVALLLHGPQPGEPDVQVCWRADLDAFSLDTWSEVVSLLPPTAAECMTVPLSRLRRWLTGDDRSKDVSGDLLGGGEEAADAKPAEKAPPVLEARRGLLWRGLEDNAVLTSADDLRPGDTLVLPVGAGGWDALGHVPANAPRDVAEPAAVQARDRAVVRLHPSLTAGWPPSPTLTALFERIADPEATLNLEDWRTALRAVADELESGLPQAAPQRPAECSLLTANLRRLADPTLGIIRAPYPDGLGYVLVTRKRLGTAVEWATLLADDGEDERSFLASDAPVTLAAHSRHVRDEIQRTARALPLTIREEVWLAAAEGHDWGKADERFQALLRRADRTEAWLLGATPTTLLAKSDALPLTPAARRQARERAGLPSGFRHEMLSVQMLEAVGDSITDPKGRPFDADELDLILYLVGAHHGRGRPFAPVVADVAAPDVTLTAALLGRTYTASLTTAWREKSPPHRLDSGVGARFWRMQRRYGWWGAAYLEAVLRLADQQASADEERGLLSE; encoded by the coding sequence ATGGACTCGCTTGTGACGCTGAATGACTTTGAGACGTTTTTTCAGGAAGCGCATGGCGTACCGCCCTATCCGTGGCAGAGTCGGCTGGCGGCGCAGGTTGTCGCCGGAACGTGGCCGGAGGTGATTGACGTGCCGACCGGCGCGGGGAAAACGGCGACGCTTGACATTGCGGTCTTTGCGCTCGCCTGTCAGGCGGCGCTGCCGCCGGCGGAGCGAACGGCGCCGCGCCGCGTCTTCTTCTGCGTCAACCGGCGCGTCATTGTGGACGCCGCCTACCAGCGCGCATTGCGTCTGGCGGAGCGATTGCTGGAAGCCGAACGCCGCCCGGCGCAGCATCCGACGTTGGCGCGGGTGGCCGCCGCTTTGCGCACGCTGTCCACGCTGCGGCCGGAGAGCGCGCCGCCGCTGGATGTTCTGGAACTACGCGGCGGTCTTTATCGCGATAACCGTTGGGCGCGTTCCGCGACGCACCCGCTCGTGGTGTGTACGACGGTTGACCAGTTCGGCTCGCGGCTGCTATTTCGCGGCTACGGCGTCTCGGACACAGCTGCGCCGATTCAGGCCGGACTGGCCGCCTACGACAGCCTTGTCTTGCTGGATGAAGCGCACATGAGCCGGCCGTTTCTCCAAACGCTCGCCGCCGTCCGCGACTACCTTGACCCGACGCGCTGGGCGGAGCAGGCAATTGGCGTACCCCCGTTGCAGGTTGTGCCAATGACGGCCACGCCGCCGGAGGGCGTCGGCAGTCGTCGCTTCAGCCTTGACGCCGCAGACCGCGCTGCGCCGCGTTTGCATCGCGCGCTGACGGCCGCCAAGCCGGCGAAGCTCAAGCTGGTCGCCGACATGCCGAAGGCCGTTGTCGCGGAAGCCAAGGCGTTGCTCGAAATGTTCCGTCAGGACGCCGACCTGCCCTTGTACGCCGCCGCTCCGCCGGCGTCGGCGGCGATTGGCGTCATTGTCAATCGGGTGGCCACAGCGCGCGCGGTTGAGGAGGCCCTCCGCAAGGCGTTTCCCGACGCGGTGGTTGAACTCGTCATCGGCGCGATGCGCCCGTACGACCGTGACGCACAACAGGCGCGGTTGGCGGCGCTGGTTGGTCCCGACCGTCCCGACCGCAGCGCGGCTTTGAGCTTTGTCGTCTCGACGCAGTGCCTTGAGGTCGGCGCGGATTATGATTTTGACGCGCTCATCACAGAATGCGCCGCCTTGGACGCCTTGCGGCAACGCTTCGGGCGACTTAACCGGCGTGGGCGTCCCATTCGCGCGCAGGCGGTCATCCTGATGGATGAAAAGGCTGTCGAGCCGAAAAAGCCCGATCCAATCTACGGCGACGCCCTGCCGAAAACTTGGGCGTGGTTACAGCAGGTTGCCGTGGCGGGCGAGGTGGATTTCGGGGTTGACGCTTTTGACGCGCTTCTTGCGCGTCATGGCGAAGCGGGATGCCTGCCGTCCGACTGTCTGGGCCCGACGGCGCGACGCGAAGCGGCGGCGTTGCTCCCAGCGCACCTTGACCTGCTGTGTCAAACCAGCCCGCGTCCGGCGCTTGATCCTCAAGTAGCGCTGTTGCTGCACGGGCCGCAGCCCGGCGAGCCTGACGTACAGGTGTGCTGGCGGGCTGACCTTGACGCCTTTTCGCTTGATACATGGAGCGAGGTGGTTTCCCTACTACCGCCGACAGCCGCCGAGTGTATGACCGTCCCGTTGTCACGTCTTCGGCGGTGGCTGACGGGCGATGATCGGTCAAAGGATGTCAGCGGCGACCTGCTGGGCGGCGGGGAAGAGGCGGCCGATGCGAAACCCGCGGAGAAAGCGCCGCCGGTGTTGGAAGCCCGACGCGGGTTGCTCTGGCGCGGACTGGAAGACAACGCCGTATTGACTTCGGCTGACGACCTGCGACCCGGCGATACGCTGGTGTTGCCGGTCGGCGCGGGCGGCTGGGACGCGCTGGGCCACGTACCGGCCAACGCGCCGCGCGATGTCGCGGAACCGGCGGCCGTCCAAGCCCGCGATCGCGCCGTCGTGCGGCTTCACCCGAGTTTGACCGCCGGCTGGCCGCCGTCGCCCACGCTGACGGCGCTGTTTGAACGCATCGCCGACCCTGAAGCGACGCTCAACCTTGAGGATTGGCGTACGGCGCTGCGCGCCGTGGCGGATGAACTTGAGTCCGGCTTGCCGCAGGCGGCGCCGCAGCGACCGGCGGAATGTTCGTTGCTGACGGCGAATCTCAGGCGGCTGGCTGATCCGACGCTGGGGATCATCCGCGCGCCCTACCCGGACGGGCTGGGGTACGTCCTTGTGACGCGAAAGCGGCTGGGGACGGCGGTGGAGTGGGCGACGCTGCTGGCGGACGACGGTGAGGATGAGCGTTCGTTTTTGGCGAGCGACGCGCCGGTGACGCTGGCGGCGCACAGTCGGCATGTCCGCGATGAAATTCAGCGGACGGCGCGAGCGCTGCCGCTGACGATTCGGGAAGAGGTCTGGCTTGCGGCGGCGGAGGGACACGATTGGGGCAAGGCCGACGAGCGATTTCAAGCGTTGCTGCGCCGCGCCGACCGGACGGAGGCGTGGTTGCTGGGCGCGACGCCGACGACCTTGCTGGCTAAATCCGACGCGCTTCCGCTGACGCCGGCCGCGCGCCGGCAAGCGCGTGAGCGGGCCGGACTGCCGAGCGGCTTTCGGCACGAGATGTTGTCGGTACAAATGCTGGAAGCCGTGGGGGATTCGATAACCGATCCCAAAGGTCGGCCGTTTGACGCCGACGAGCTTGACCTCATCCTATACCTTGTCGGCGCACATCACGGGCGGGGGCGACCCTTCGCGCCGGTTGTGGCGGACGTTGCCGCGCCGGACGTAACGCTGACGGCGGCGTTGTTGGGGAGGACTTATACGGCGTCGCTGACGACGGCATGGCGTGAAAAGTCGCCGCCCCACCGATTGGATTCGGGCGTTGGGGCGCGTTTTTGGCGGATGCAGCGGCGTTACGGATGGTGGGGCGCAGCGTATCTGGAGGCCGTCCTGCGGCTGGCCGACCAGCAGGCGAGCGCCGACGAAGAGCGCGGACTACTCAGTGAATGA
- the csb2 gene encoding type I-U CRISPR-associated protein Csb2, with protein sequence MTETFTIAWRYLTGYARATDAANREAAEWPPHPARVWLALAAAFFETGEDPQEGAALEWLTTLPDPQLWLPADAGGRRRVTTAYVPINDRVEGTALLQSVPLARSKQPRVFPTVWVGDAPCFLHWPEAPKSAIYADALARLCAKVTRLGHSASLVQMWTPTAPPHLADGFVCWLPEPDDADGRPAPSGLADGRLRRIRNGPSLDRLRDTFQAGRRPTVGLATDYVVQRAAVGMSPPEKTEAFDQDVLVLAQTDGPALPVTAALMVTQALRATLLSRCPQPPPAWLSGHDPDGKPLTNGRRHIALLPLPFVGREHADGRLLGVALAFPPDVPRRERGRALAPVLVDAEGQPAEVALKLGRLGVWTLRKRAWDDARATLRPETWTAAPRGATTWASVTPVVLDRFPKAHLVKERAAWEMEVGALIFEACRHAGLPEPVEIDFGATSWQRGTPRAVAKARPLRGQPNAPTTQARLGDGFPPYFAKGANAPKPQLHVFLRFAGPVVGPVLLGAGRFMGYGLFKPLQR encoded by the coding sequence ATGACAGAAACGTTCACCATCGCTTGGCGTTACTTGACCGGCTACGCGCGGGCGACCGACGCGGCAAACCGTGAGGCGGCTGAGTGGCCGCCACACCCGGCGCGCGTTTGGTTGGCGCTGGCGGCGGCTTTTTTTGAGACTGGCGAAGACCCGCAGGAAGGCGCGGCGCTGGAGTGGCTGACGACGCTCCCCGATCCACAGCTCTGGCTGCCTGCCGACGCAGGCGGCCGCCGACGAGTGACGACCGCCTACGTACCAATCAACGACCGGGTGGAGGGCACGGCGCTGCTTCAATCTGTCCCGCTGGCGCGCAGCAAGCAGCCGCGCGTCTTCCCGACGGTCTGGGTTGGTGACGCGCCGTGTTTTCTCCACTGGCCCGAAGCGCCAAAGAGCGCCATTTACGCTGACGCGCTGGCGCGGCTCTGCGCCAAGGTGACGCGGCTAGGGCATTCGGCGTCACTTGTCCAGATGTGGACGCCAACCGCGCCGCCGCATCTCGCAGACGGCTTTGTGTGCTGGCTGCCAGAGCCCGATGACGCTGATGGGCGTCCTGCGCCGTCTGGCTTGGCCGACGGCCGACTCCGCCGCATCCGCAACGGCCCCTCGCTTGACCGTTTGCGCGACACGTTTCAGGCCGGCCGCCGTCCCACCGTTGGACTAGCGACCGATTACGTTGTGCAACGCGCCGCCGTAGGCATGTCGCCGCCGGAGAAGACCGAGGCTTTCGACCAGGATGTGCTCGTGCTCGCGCAAACTGACGGCCCCGCCCTGCCGGTGACGGCCGCACTGATGGTCACACAGGCGCTCCGGGCGACGCTTCTGAGCCGTTGTCCACAGCCGCCTCCGGCGTGGCTGAGCGGCCATGACCCTGACGGGAAACCGCTGACCAACGGACGCCGCCACATCGCTCTGCTGCCGCTGCCGTTTGTCGGACGCGAACACGCCGACGGTCGTCTGCTAGGAGTAGCGTTGGCCTTTCCACCGGATGTGCCGCGCCGCGAACGCGGTCGGGCGCTGGCGCCGGTGCTTGTTGACGCGGAAGGGCAGCCGGCTGAGGTCGCCCTCAAGCTGGGCCGGCTTGGCGTCTGGACGCTACGCAAACGTGCTTGGGACGACGCCCGCGCCACGCTCCGCCCAGAGACGTGGACGGCCGCGCCGCGCGGCGCGACAACGTGGGCGAGCGTCACGCCCGTTGTGCTGGATCGTTTTCCCAAGGCGCACTTGGTCAAGGAGCGGGCGGCGTGGGAAATGGAAGTCGGCGCACTGATCTTTGAAGCTTGTCGCCACGCCGGACTGCCCGAACCGGTCGAGATTGACTTTGGCGCAACCAGTTGGCAGCGCGGGACGCCGCGCGCCGTCGCCAAGGCCCGTCCATTGCGCGGCCAACCGAACGCGCCGACAACGCAGGCGCGACTCGGCGACGGCTTTCCGCCCTACTTCGCCAAAGGCGCGAACGCCCCGAAGCCACAGCTTCATGTCTTCCTGCGCTTCGCCGGGCCGGTCGTCGGCCCCGTTCTGCTCGGCGCGGGACGGTTTATGGGCTATGGCTTGTTCAAGCCGCTCCAAAGATGA
- the cas7u gene encoding type I-U CRISPR-associated RAMP protein Csb1/Cas7u codes for MTITLEKLRHAVNYATAFRCRLKLQPAGGPGTKVFPPTYEGGLYALEERRLPDYPAPVRCVLMDSVQSQANRMEEALQQAFDAGRLVLPVIEVDFTPYFPGDDQPEPLRLLEPIGKITSLQTPHRVVDAILRDSVVAEDGKPFRSANVKRESTYGKRLREASAHNATPLFELCPTALLFGMWDSTGPKGGLGAKFERALVSEIVGVNAVLGAKTSSRIDPLGIQLKAGPLYRAAQEVAPGWTLDPAQAVKEKGKPVTLGEDGRPSEANHGNVTPTISTRDRNGEYLGGGVTIDFAEQTIVLSLPALRRLRFPVNGRHDAQVDAAARTVLTALGLCAAVLADDAGLDLRSRCLLWPTEPLRWELLGKPGEVERDLTLDADTAVALFSEAVAEAKRLGLPWLEQPLQLRPTTELVKLVVNSQWLAQSQTDAKQEE; via the coding sequence ATGACCATCACACTTGAAAAGCTCCGGCACGCTGTCAACTACGCCACCGCTTTCCGTTGCCGCCTCAAACTGCAACCCGCCGGCGGCCCTGGTACGAAAGTGTTTCCGCCGACCTACGAAGGCGGGCTGTACGCGCTTGAAGAACGCCGCCTGCCCGACTACCCCGCCCCCGTCCGGTGCGTCTTGATGGATTCCGTCCAATCGCAGGCGAATCGCATGGAGGAGGCGCTCCAGCAAGCCTTCGACGCTGGACGCCTTGTCCTGCCGGTCATCGAGGTGGACTTCACACCGTACTTCCCCGGCGACGACCAACCCGAACCCCTGCGCCTGCTTGAACCCATCGGCAAGATTACCTCGTTGCAAACGCCGCATCGCGTCGTGGACGCCATTCTCCGTGACAGCGTTGTCGCCGAAGACGGCAAGCCGTTTCGCAGCGCCAATGTCAAGCGAGAATCCACCTACGGCAAGCGGCTGCGCGAAGCTTCCGCCCACAATGCGACGCCGTTGTTTGAGCTGTGCCCGACGGCGCTGCTGTTCGGCATGTGGGATTCGACCGGGCCGAAGGGTGGCTTGGGGGCGAAGTTTGAACGGGCGTTGGTCAGCGAAATTGTCGGCGTCAACGCTGTGCTGGGCGCGAAAACGAGCAGCCGGATTGATCCGCTTGGGATTCAGCTCAAGGCAGGGCCGCTCTACCGCGCAGCGCAGGAAGTCGCTCCCGGCTGGACGCTCGACCCGGCGCAGGCTGTCAAAGAAAAGGGTAAACCTGTCACGCTGGGCGAGGATGGGCGACCGTCGGAAGCCAATCACGGCAACGTTACGCCGACGATCTCAACACGCGACCGGAACGGCGAATACCTTGGCGGCGGCGTGACGATTGACTTCGCCGAACAAACCATCGTCTTGTCGCTGCCCGCTCTGCGGCGCTTGCGCTTTCCAGTCAACGGCCGCCATGACGCGCAGGTTGACGCCGCCGCCCGGACGGTTCTGACCGCGCTGGGGCTGTGCGCGGCTGTTTTGGCGGACGATGCCGGCCTTGATTTGCGCTCGCGTTGTTTGCTCTGGCCGACCGAGCCGCTGCGCTGGGAATTGCTCGGCAAGCCCGGCGAGGTTGAGCGCGACCTAACGCTTGACGCCGACACAGCCGTGGCGCTTTTCAGCGAAGCCGTCGCCGAGGCCAAGCGGTTGGGGCTGCCATGGCTTGAGCAACCGCTTCAACTGCGACCGACGACGGAACTCGTCAAGCTGGTCGTCAACAGCCAGTGGTTGGCGCAGAGCCAGACGGATGCCAAGCAGGAAGAATGA
- the cobO gene encoding cob(I)yrinic acid a,c-diamide adenosyltransferase, translated as MTDAPQSQPSVNDLAPRAAKRKRTPLVIVNTGHGKGKTTAALGTLMRAVAHGFKVVMLQFIKTTKDPRFGIYGEIQSAQKLGFEILPLGDGFTWDTNNPEQDRQTARRAWEVCLTKLQSPDYDIVALDEITYAFNFGWLTTEEVIEAIKNRPAHMHVILTGRDAPPEIIEFADLVTEMREVKHPFTTRRVVAQVGIEF; from the coding sequence ATGACCGACGCACCACAGTCCCAGCCTTCCGTGAACGACCTTGCTCCGCGCGCCGCCAAGCGCAAGCGTACGCCGCTGGTCATCGTCAACACCGGCCACGGCAAGGGCAAAACCACCGCCGCTTTGGGGACGCTCATGCGCGCCGTCGCCCACGGTTTCAAGGTCGTCATGCTGCAATTCATCAAGACGACCAAAGACCCGCGCTTTGGCATTTACGGCGAAATCCAGAGCGCCCAGAAGCTCGGCTTTGAGATTCTCCCGCTCGGCGACGGCTTTACGTGGGACACCAACAACCCGGAGCAGGACCGCCAGACAGCTCGCCGCGCATGGGAGGTTTGTCTGACCAAGCTTCAGTCGCCGGACTACGACATTGTGGCGCTGGATGAGATCACCTACGCCTTCAACTTCGGCTGGCTGACGACCGAAGAAGTCATTGAGGCCATCAAAAATCGTCCGGCGCACATGCACGTCATTCTGACGGGACGGGACGCGCCGCCGGAGATTATCGAGTTCGCCGACTTGGTGACGGAAATGCGCGAGGTCAAACATCCCTTCACAACGCGGCGCGTTGTGGCGCAGGTGGGGATAGAATTTTGA
- a CDS encoding acyl-CoA thioesterase, producing the protein MTESPSAATPAIRTTMLPRDTNALGTIFGGVILSYIDLAGAIEARRVAVHRYVTVAMREVVFVAPVYVGDTVSFYARVEKIGRTSITVRVTVDAERMNEPNRVVRVTEADVIYVAMSDDGRPTPIFPESTAPDCATV; encoded by the coding sequence ATGACTGAATCACCGTCTGCGGCGACACCCGCCATTCGGACGACGATGCTCCCACGCGACACCAACGCGCTGGGGACGATTTTCGGAGGCGTCATCCTGAGCTACATTGACTTGGCCGGCGCGATTGAAGCCCGGCGCGTCGCCGTTCATCGCTATGTAACGGTCGCCATGCGCGAAGTTGTGTTTGTCGCGCCGGTGTACGTCGGCGATACGGTGAGTTTCTATGCCCGTGTCGAAAAGATTGGGCGCACATCTATCACCGTGCGTGTGACGGTGGACGCCGAACGAATGAATGAGCCGAACCGCGTCGTTCGGGTGACAGAAGCCGATGTGATTTACGTGGCGATGAGCGACGACGGCCGCCCGACCCCCATTTTTCCCGAATCCACCGCCCCGGATTGCGCCACTGTATGA
- a CDS encoding HEAT repeat domain-containing protein codes for MRSLRALLAVWVTGLTLGLWPLALGQDRYVADLTSPDRQTRRRAAAALGNRRLQAAVPALLATLKDDLDAGVRAAAAVALGKIKAPEAIPPLVNALREPDADVRRAALRALLMFYIEDDIEFVFARRRGLSRFNPFLETDEPTTVLAGTVVAPEVLQALADTMRDDANPDNRRAAVRALGVLRADAMASAMVEALGDPALRMDIFRVFVKLGRPEYGIHILPYLNDRDADVRRQAIDAVGRLRTREAVTPLMARYRAARPGDDQQTVILAALARIGDPASETIFSENLNQRSPERRRFAAEGLGRCGATAYVDRLLNDRLTEKNESVRLAQAFALYRLGRTDFLQEVVGQLDSLRHGAQAESYLYSLTRSADLHPYLRSAGVRGIERMMRAMERIGTRDDLPVLQPLLRSSDRRIANAANRAIRQIEARAGVARD; via the coding sequence ATGCGCTCCCTTCGTGCACTGCTCGCCGTCTGGGTGACGGGACTAACGTTGGGTCTGTGGCCGCTGGCGCTTGGGCAAGATCGCTACGTAGCCGACCTGACGAGTCCCGACCGCCAAACGCGCCGCCGCGCCGCCGCCGCACTGGGCAACCGCCGCTTGCAAGCGGCCGTACCGGCGCTGCTGGCGACACTCAAAGACGATTTGGACGCGGGCGTGCGTGCCGCAGCGGCTGTGGCGCTCGGCAAAATCAAAGCCCCGGAGGCGATTCCGCCGCTGGTGAACGCGCTGCGTGAACCGGACGCTGACGTACGCCGCGCCGCTCTGCGCGCGCTTCTGATGTTTTACATCGAGGATGACATCGAGTTTGTGTTCGCCCGCCGGCGCGGCCTTAGCCGCTTCAATCCATTTCTCGAAACGGACGAGCCGACCACGGTGCTTGCTGGAACGGTCGTCGCGCCAGAAGTCCTGCAGGCCCTTGCCGACACCATGCGCGACGACGCCAATCCTGACAACCGCCGCGCGGCCGTCCGGGCGCTAGGCGTCTTGCGCGCGGATGCGATGGCGTCAGCAATGGTCGAGGCGCTGGGCGACCCGGCGTTGCGTATGGATATTTTCCGTGTCTTCGTCAAGCTGGGGCGGCCGGAGTACGGCATTCATATTCTGCCGTATCTCAACGACCGGGACGCCGACGTGCGGCGGCAGGCGATTGACGCGGTCGGCCGCTTGCGTACGCGCGAGGCCGTGACCCCTTTGATGGCACGCTACCGTGCAGCGCGACCAGGCGACGATCAGCAGACTGTCATCCTAGCTGCGCTGGCGCGGATTGGCGATCCGGCGAGCGAAACCATCTTCAGCGAAAACCTCAACCAGCGCAGCCCCGAACGTCGCCGTTTTGCGGCCGAGGGTCTGGGGCGCTGTGGCGCGACCGCTTATGTGGATCGTCTGCTGAACGACCGCCTGACGGAAAAAAACGAGTCGGTGCGACTGGCGCAGGCGTTTGCCCTGTACCGATTGGGGCGGACGGATTTTTTACAGGAGGTCGTCGGTCAACTTGATTCGCTGCGCCACGGCGCACAGGCGGAGTCCTATCTGTATTCACTGACGCGCAGCGCCGATTTGCATCCGTACCTGCGCAGCGCCGGGGTGCGCGGAATAGAGCGGATGATGCGTGCGATGGAGCGGATTGGAACGCGCGACGATCTGCCGGTTTTACAGCCGCTGCTGCGCAGCAGTGACCGGCGGATCGCCAATGCCGCCAATCGCGCCATCCGGCAAATTGAGGCGCGCGCCGGCGTGGCGCGGGATTAG
- the rpmB gene encoding 50S ribosomal protein L28: MAKVCQVTGKRPMSGNHVSHANNRTKRRFLPNLQRQRFWVPSENRWVRLRLSARAIKTINRYGIEYVLKRMRAEGKKI, translated from the coding sequence ATGGCGAAAGTTTGTCAAGTAACCGGGAAGCGCCCCATGTCGGGCAACCATGTTTCGCACGCCAACAACCGTACGAAGCGCCGTTTCCTACCAAACCTGCAGCGTCAGCGGTTCTGGGTGCCGAGTGAGAATCGGTGGGTGCGGCTGCGTCTGTCGGCGCGGGCTATCAAGACCATCAATCGGTATGGCATCGAGTACGTCCTGAAGCGGATGCGCGCCGAAGGGAAAAAAATCTGA
- a CDS encoding enoyl-CoA hydratase-related protein, protein MAYEAIIVEIKGAIARVTLNRPDTLNAINQAMINELTTAFTELATNSDVRAVVVTGAGRAFSSGGDIRGMLAAGADATADTVRAMIERVNQMVLALYELPQPVIAAVNGPAHGLGMNLALAADYRIAAMSASFSQAFIKIGLVPDGGGTFLLPRIVGWACAADLMLTGRTVPAGEAKTIGLVHQTVADAEFINAVQLCAQQFAAAPTQAIARTKALLRSSQTADLATQLNAECEHQAACAATADFREGVTAFLEKRPPVFTGR, encoded by the coding sequence ATGGCCTATGAAGCTATCATTGTCGAAATCAAAGGGGCGATTGCGCGGGTGACGCTCAACCGCCCAGATACGCTCAACGCCATAAACCAGGCTATGATCAACGAGCTGACCACGGCATTCACTGAACTGGCGACGAACAGCGACGTGCGCGCCGTGGTTGTCACCGGGGCCGGCCGGGCGTTCTCATCCGGCGGCGACATTCGCGGCATGCTGGCCGCCGGGGCGGACGCAACGGCCGACACGGTACGGGCGATGATTGAGCGCGTCAATCAGATGGTGTTGGCGCTGTATGAACTACCCCAGCCGGTTATTGCGGCCGTCAACGGCCCGGCGCATGGGTTAGGGATGAACTTGGCGTTAGCGGCCGACTACCGTATTGCAGCGATGAGCGCCAGTTTTTCGCAGGCGTTTATCAAGATTGGGCTGGTGCCTGACGGCGGCGGCACGTTTCTGTTGCCACGGATTGTGGGCTGGGCGTGCGCGGCGGATCTAATGCTGACAGGACGCACTGTTCCGGCCGGCGAGGCTAAAACCATCGGGCTGGTACACCAAACTGTCGCCGACGCCGAATTCATCAACGCAGTCCAACTTTGCGCCCAACAGTTCGCCGCCGCGCCGACGCAAGCCATTGCGCGAACCAAAGCCCTCCTCCGCAGCAGTCAAACGGCCGACTTAGCGACGCAACTTAACGCGGAGTGTGAGCATCAGGCCGCCTGCGCCGCGACGGCTGACTTTCGCGAAGGTGTCACGGCGTTTCTTGAGAAGCGCCCACCGGTGTTTACCGGACGTTGA
- a CDS encoding transcriptional regulator — MAAKRKPNKSEVLSATPKVVVSATKVASESVDKLIHEPVRLGVLCALAGVERLSFVELKRLLSTTDGNLSVHLRRLEEAAYLTCEKRFRGRTPHTTYQLTDAGRAALEAYVNHMEALVRHANRVFKVR, encoded by the coding sequence ATGGCGGCTAAACGCAAACCAAATAAGTCGGAGGTTTTGTCCGCGACGCCGAAGGTGGTGGTGTCGGCCACTAAGGTTGCGTCGGAAAGCGTGGATAAGCTCATTCACGAGCCGGTGCGGCTGGGGGTGCTGTGTGCATTGGCCGGTGTTGAGCGGTTGTCCTTTGTCGAGCTCAAACGACTGCTTTCCACCACCGACGGTAACCTGAGCGTCCACCTGCGCCGCCTAGAAGAAGCCGCCTACTTGACCTGCGAAAAGCGGTTTCGCGGACGAACGCCACATACAACCTACCAACTTACAGACGCTGGGCGGGCGGCGCTGGAAGCCTACGTCAACCACATGGAAGCGCTTGTCCGGCATGCCAACCGTGTCTTCAAGGTGCGGTAA
- the galT gene encoding galactose-1-phosphate uridylyltransferase, giving the protein MSELRWNPLLGEWTITATHRQERTFLPPADYCPLCPTRPGAFETEIPTPAFDIVVFENRFPSLQASPPPPAVDGCALYPVRPAQGVCEVVVYTDRHTTTLAEESVERIRRLILVWSDRFAELGARDDVAYVYIFENKGEAIGVTLHHPHGQIYAYPFIPPRIARKLAQAEQHWNATGRDLLGDVLAEEQRDGRRIVCENEAFVVFVPFFARYPYETLVVPKRHVAALTDFDARERWRLAEILKTLLVGYDRLFGFSLPYIMALHQRPTDGGAYPYVRFHIEFLPPHRTANKLKYLAGSESGAGAFINDTIPEETAPRLRACCEGA; this is encoded by the coding sequence ATGTCGGAACTTCGGTGGAACCCGCTGCTGGGTGAATGGACGATTACAGCGACGCACCGCCAGGAACGCACCTTCTTGCCGCCGGCCGATTACTGCCCGCTGTGTCCGACGCGACCGGGCGCGTTTGAAACCGAGATTCCGACGCCCGCCTTCGACATCGTTGTGTTTGAAAATCGCTTTCCGAGCTTGCAGGCGTCGCCGCCGCCGCCGGCCGTTGACGGTTGCGCGCTTTACCCCGTCCGTCCGGCGCAGGGCGTTTGTGAAGTTGTGGTTTATACCGACCGGCATACAACGACGCTGGCTGAGGAAAGCGTCGAGCGCATTCGGCGGCTCATCCTTGTCTGGAGCGACCGCTTCGCCGAACTTGGCGCACGGGACGATGTGGCGTACGTCTATATTTTCGAGAACAAGGGCGAAGCCATTGGCGTGACGCTGCATCACCCGCACGGTCAAATCTACGCCTATCCGTTCATTCCGCCGCGCATTGCGCGCAAGCTGGCGCAGGCGGAACAGCACTGGAACGCGACCGGACGCGACCTGCTGGGCGACGTACTGGCCGAAGAACAGCGCGACGGCCGGCGCATAGTCTGCGAAAACGAGGCCTTTGTCGTCTTCGTCCCGTTTTTTGCGCGCTATCCGTACGAGACGCTGGTCGTTCCGAAACGACATGTCGCGGCGCTGACGGACTTCGACGCGCGCGAGCGGTGGCGGCTGGCGGAGATTCTGAAGACGCTGCTGGTCGGCTACGACCGGCTGTTCGGCTTTTCGCTGCCGTACATTATGGCGCTGCACCAGCGGCCGACCGACGGCGGCGCGTACCCTTACGTTCGCTTTCACATTGAGTTTTTGCCCCCGCACCGGACGGCGAACAAGCTCAAGTACTTGGCGGGGAGTGAAAGCGGAGCCGGCGCGTTCATCAATGACACGATTCCCGAAGAAACCGCACCGCGTCTGCGCGCTTGCTGCGAAGGCGCCTAG